Within Montipora foliosa isolate CH-2021 chromosome 3, ASM3666993v2, whole genome shotgun sequence, the genomic segment TTTGGACTAAGATTAAAGAATAGGCCATTCCATCCGTGTCGTCAAAACCTTTTTCATAAAAGCCTTTTCCGTTAAACGACCTTTTTCACAACCCATTTTCGCCACACCAAACCACCGTCGGCTTCCACTGATACCACCCTCGTAGCTGAAAGAACTAccaacgttaaataaagtgactttaccttttacctttttACGAAAGCCAATTGTCGAATGCTCGCTTGTGTTTTACCGAATTATGATTGGTTCGTTTCATTTAATTAAAGGTCCAACAATggagacctttttttttctctttttgagcACTCACCTGCGCATGAAACCATTCTTGATGTTATCCACACAAACGGGTCTTGTAGCGCCTTCCTGTCTCCAACGTATACTTCCGTCACTCGAACTGAAAAGGGATTTTAGAGCGTTTTtgcatgacgtcacagcggccatgttggttgttccaaaacaaagaaatggcagccatgatggtgtaccaaactaatcctccgggaattgaactctatttttatgcaaatagtttcttttgtttcagtaattcaatatggctgctggtcacgtgagtgaaaacgctccataggAACTCAGGCTCATGACATGGACATACTAAATTGATATGACAAGTAAGCTACTTGTTTGTCCAAGAAAAGGGCagaaattagggagctttaagCAAATGACGTTTTTGAGCGACGAAAGGCAGCCGGAaggagctgttttcctttttaacttatCTTGACACTTCCACATTTATATTACCAAGAATCTTTTATCTTTTAAACTTATTGCCAAGAGATCCTTTTGGGAACTGGTGCCTTTAAAGGTTGGCAGGGAGCCTGCGCACTTCAGGCCTAGCAGGGAGGTATCCATGACAACCCTGTGAGCGGGAACCATCCCAACTTGGAGCCACCAACTGGCACCGTCACACTGAAATGATACTCGCCTGACCCCATATTTTCCACGATTTGATATTCCAGAGGGTAGGGAGGGCCGGGAGCCTGAATCCGCAAAGATTCGCTTGAATGCAACGACAAACTGATCCGCAAAGATCAGCTGAAAAGCCTGCAAAGAGCCACGCAAGCAAAGGGTATGGGGAAACCGTTGACTGCATTCCCTCTAtattaactttgcctaaattgcATTTGGCCATATTTTGAAACAATCACTTTATATGGGAGACTAGAAAGTACTGCCATGTATTTCAAGGGTCAACTGACAgtactttctttttttcgtttatCTTCTTGTCGCAGTTAacagataattattatttttcaataGTTTTGAAGGTTTATCCTTGACATAACTGATGAATAACATATTAGGTTTGGTTCACCAGTTTCAGCACCCgtactccttcaatttgaccaCTGTATGTTTTTACTGTTACATGTATGtagtctcatcgatcagtagtccatttaGAAGATTACACCAAGCCGACGaacaagccgaccacattgctgaaggaaaggacagaccacaacaccgggaactccatgccctactcttttcaaCTATATGTGAGATGTCCCACTGAGTTTAcatacggtttatcgtccttactgtccttatccgagaagactagagactCTAACCATTTCTCCTCACTTACTATAAGACCCTGAGTGCtagtccggccggagtcgaacttaTGGCCTCgtgcatggcagcccggtgctcaaccaactgagccaacggTGCGCGTTGcaaaaaactgcaaaaatattcAAGGTTTTAGAACCATAAGGCAAAAATAGTCTTTTCCTCTGTCCTTTGCTTCTCCTATCTTCTGTGCGACGGTAATTGCCCCTTCTTTTCTCATTAGATACTTAGCTAAGTGAAGAGCGAACTGGATTTTTGTGCAGGTATTCGCGGGTTTGAAACCTGGCTAAACCAAAACTAGGAGTCTGTAAACAACTGAGGCGAAAGCGCTGTTCGTTAAATTCCGTGAAACGTTACAAAACAAACACAGTATTTCGCAGAGCAGGGAACTCACAGGGAACTGAGTTCCAGAACTGAATTTCCAACTTTGGAGTCTGAGCCATTCTCGCCCCCAAATCTGGCCAACATGGGATAATTTTTCGAAAAGGCATATTGCGTATGAGGGCTATGCAAGCAAAAACTGCCATAGGGTAAGTCAACTGGGACTTTGCCCAGTGCTGAAAACGCGTATAAATTTGCTAAAAGACTACTACAAAAAGTTGAAGGGGAATTATAAACGTTTCCcaaactaaaataattattaaaatgacGATACCTTTCTCAGCCTCTGCCCACTTTTTAATGGCAGTCGAATCACACTCCCGTTCCTTGATGATATCAGTCTTTGTTGCTATAACAACAATTGGGAACTGTAGACAAAATATTTCTGATGGTTATATTTTACACAGTGTCATGAATGTGTCAGAAATGAAGTTTGAAGGTTATCTTGCACTGGAAAATTCTTTTTGCAGCTTGTGTTACAACGTTTAGCTCTACAAACAACAAATCCTTATTTGACTCAATACACCCTGTCCACACTACAATCGTGGACAAATTCTTTTGGGACATTTGCTTCTATCTCAGTCCAGTACACATTTTTGGGACTTCAGgcaaccccccctccccccccttcGAAACCAATCAATGTTGGGCATAAACTGGTCCACTTTCAGTCCTGCACACTGTTTTCACTtcatttccccccccccccccaagcaacattgaatgggaaggggggagggggttgcaAAATAATCCAGAATGTGATAAAAAGTGAGTTGAAAGATAAAACGCTGATTTGTCCCAAAGACTTTGTCCGTGACTGTGGCTGTTGGAATTGTAGGAAAAACACTTGTTCTTTTTCCAGGAATGAATGAAATTTCTAGAGAATTGCAATTAGGAAGTTTCCAAGTTAAAACCAAGACTTTGAAAGAGTAGTATATTACTTACATCTTTTCCCCTAATTCTATCGATCTCTTTCTTGATACTTTGAATCTGCTGGAAGGATTTCTTTGATGTCACACTGAAGACAAGAAGAATTCCCTACAATGAAAAGAAACCATTCCCTTCACTGCAAACTCCTGCCAAAATATTAACATCAACTATCATGCGATGACACATGCAGTATTTCTCACATCCAGAgattttaaaagacacttttatttgctttttctgtTCAAGTCTAGACTTACTTACAGCGTAATACGGTTTccgaaaataaataaaatgaaacaaataaacacaaccagTACAGTGGAGTCCTGCTCATCCAAATGCaggtttttcttcaaaatattcaaatcaTACACATTTACAGCAAAGATAGTAAACATTTATCAACAAACAGCGGGGTGCTGGTCTCTGACATTTCAGTGACCAGCTAGAAATAAACCACGAAGATGAAATTTGATCCTTGTTACACTTCAATTACACCATATGTtgaatttctcatgaattcacgccttaaaaagtttttcatcattgtagatgctgtattggtattttgactgctctgctttgctttcttgaggagatTGAAATTCACTCTTTGTGCGCTGAGCATTTAAAATTCTGCATGAAACAATAGCCTCCATATTATCTGCACCTTTCCAAACTTTAAAACATCAGGctgatgttttcaagttttgattcATAAACCTGGCACATTCGCAAGCGCAGCAGTGTCCCTTTAAGAGAAAACTATATCACAAAATAGAAGTTTACAGTCTCCTGCCTTTTACGATATTCAAAAACAAGACATACTGTAAACCCTCTATTACTTATGAGATCTTTATCATACCATATCTTTTCAATTTTgcattttcatttcaaaattaacattagaaaaaggTAACCATTCCAAGTGGAGTCCACTGCTAAAAAAGCAATCACATGCAACAATAATGGTGATAATTGTTAAGTGGAGAGCATCAACAATTATTGTTTACACTATccactgattttttttaaatctcaaaATTCTAAAAATTCTCGTACACTGTAATTCAAAAATTAGTGGCATATACAATGTTCTTAACACATTAAACAACAACCACAAGAGCACAAGCATCAGAAAGGAACATACAGTGCAATTTACATGTATCCTAAAACAGTTTTGTTTCTCAAgtgcaaagcaaaaaaaaaacactgtttagttaaaacaaagaaatatttcattaaaaaatgaacttacaTCGGCCAGATTAAGGTAGTGTTTAGAAAGTTCACCATTGCTGGTATCCTGTAAAAGACCAAAAATCAgcataaataataaacaatGCAATAAAGTGAAGGTACATGTAGCTTTGTTTCTCAACATAATTGCAATATTAAATCCCGATAAATGAGATGAAGCGATGCATATTAATTTTTCCCACGGTCACTTTGGGATATTTGGAAAAAATCCTCATACAAGAGCCAACCCTATAGACTACATGTACCTTAATGGCCTGGCTCCCACAAGTCTTGTCTAACTCTGTGGCAGAGCATCTGAACTACAATGTAGCAATAATTTTTGGAAagtcatacatgtagcttcaaCTCCTGCGAAGGAGCACTCAGAGGTTTTCAAGTATTCTTGAGTCGAATTAGAATAGATTTAGATGAGCATTTATGTAAAATTAGGATAAAATTTAGGGAATTAAGTTTTACACAACATTTCAATGTCGCCATGACATCATTCTCAAGTGACAAGAAAAATCTATAACCTGACTAATTTATACGGTGTGAGATGAAAGGAATGATTAGCATAACTATCTCTATTAAACATGTAGTGTTGTAACATGTATGTATGCTAAGACTATTGATAAGCACTTAGAGAAAAGGACTTAAAGAAGGACCATATAATTA encodes:
- the LOC137996930 gene encoding NF-kappa-B inhibitor-interacting Ras-like protein 2, giving the protein MPKYLRLVVAGGSCVGKTALIEQAVFGKHSPGQPTFRTIEDIYEVQLETDRGVKERIRIFDTASVDTSNGELSKHYLNLADGILLVFSVTSKKSFQQIQSIKKEIDRIRGKDFPIVVIATKTDIIKERECDSTAIKKWAEAEKVRVTEVYVGDRKALQDPFVWITSRMVSCAGKGYLQSGHSEVKRFLSMRKTSKSMSVSKDSGLDVTKE